From the Diospyros lotus cultivar Yz01 chromosome 13, ASM1463336v1, whole genome shotgun sequence genome, one window contains:
- the LOC127788286 gene encoding uncharacterized protein LOC127788286, producing MSSSAVEAEAEAEAVDLVCQLDNVQGIVDALTSVRWKRHQDAVLELSEHGVVLIVEESRCLQAKVYLQRELFIRYEYGARGRPRFGLSLGLFVDCLNTFSVPGHSNTIEIRYPGPDMQLLLKSVDSLGGCIYAEIRTRIPEMVSWDYNFEPAGSTPLSFTVKSAALKEAIDDLEWPGSSIQITLQPDPPSVTFRGEGHGDLQIGFLYYANTDLLIAFHCDRQVSYRYKYKFLHATTSNIPGSVIKDNRGSKVSIGRGGMLKIQHLVSVARAANAHPHIDSAGYQQPSRIAYIEFFVKPEEDEATVNDAYAFRE from the exons ATGAGCTCGTCGGCGGtggaggcggaggcggaggcggaggcggtGGATCTGGTGTGCCAACTGGACAACGTCCAAGGCATCGTCGATGCCCTCACTTCCGTCCGCTGGAAACGCCACCAG GATGCGGTCTTGGAATTGTCCGAGCACGGCGTCGTCTTGATCGTTGAGGAATCCAGATGTCTTCAGGCCAAAGTGTATTTACAGCGCGAG CTTTTCATTCGATACGAGTATGGTGCACGCGGACGGCCTCGTTTTGGGCTGAGTTTGGGGCTATTCGTTGACTGCCTCAACACATTTTCTGTCCCTGGACATTCAAACACAATTGAAATACGGTACCCAGGTCCTGATATGCAGCTTCTTCTCAA ATCTGTAGATTCGTTGGGTGGTTGCATTTATGCTGAGATCAGAACAAGGATTCCAGAAATGGTTTCATGGGACTACAACTTTGAGCCTGCAGGAAGTACCCCACTTAGTTTTACTGTTAAG TCAGCAGCTCTCAAAGAAGCTATTGATGATCTTGAATGGCCAGGATCGAGCATCCAGATAACTTTACAACCAGATCCCCCTTCTGTTACCTTCAGAGGTGAAGGCCATGGTGACTTACAG ATAGGCTTCCTGTATTATGCAAACACTGATCTATTGATCGCTTTCCACTGCGATCGCCAAGTCTCCTACAG GTACAAGTACAAGTTCCTTCACGCAACAACTTCAAACATACCCGGTAGCGTCATAAAGGATAACAGAGGTAGCAAAGTGAGTATTGGGAGAGGCGGGATGTTAAAGATCCAGCACCTGGTTTCTGTTGCAAGGGCAGCTAATGCACACCCACACATCGACTCTGCTGGCTACCAGCAACCCAGTCGTATAGCTTACATCGAGTTCTTTGTGAAGCCAGAGGAAGATGAAGCCACTGTAAATGATGCATATGCCTTCAGAGAATGA
- the LOC127789059 gene encoding protein trichome birefringence-like 35, producing the protein MNFLFPCSLSVSLFLSISIMTQRWHKKRTQLPLLALVLFVFILSTILYSESNIHRIHQNHAHPVDHHRQSTPPANYSILKRPPVILDRFSKCRSTVKYSGRKARWDTGRLDLGRPQLNEESCDLFTGKWVFANSSYPLYNESDCPYMSDQLACHKHGRRDWGYQHWRWQPENCNLKRWNVIEMWEKLRGKRLMFVGDSLNRGQWISMVCLLQSVIPADKRSMSPNAPLTIFRAEEYNATVEFLWAPLLIESNSDDPVNHRLDERIICPDSVFKHAAQWEHADILVFNTYLWWRQGPVMLLWSSEANGVCEEIDGLGGMQLAMEAWANWVASNVDPLKKQVFFVTMSPTHLWKREWEPESEGNCYNETNPITDTGYWGSGSDLPTMNMVEKVLSSLGSKVTVINITQLSEYRKDGHPSIYRKFWETLSPKQLANPASYSDCIHWCLPGVPDIWNELLFQFL; encoded by the exons ATGAATTTCCTCTTTCCctgctctctctctgtctctctcttcctttcaaTTTCTATAATGACTCAGAGATGGCACAAGAAGAGAACCCAGTTGCCTCTGCTTGCACTAGTCTTATTCGTCTTCAtactctctacaattctctacAGTGAGAGCAATATCCATAGGATTCACCAAAACCATGCCCACCCTGTTGATCATCATCGCCAATCCACACCTCCGGCAAATTACAGCATCTTGAAGAGACCTCCAG TGATTTTGGATAGATTCAGTAAATGTAGATCCACCGTGAAGTACAGTGGTCGTAAAGCAAGGTGGGATACTGGGCGGCTGGACTTGGGTCGCCCACAGCTAAATGAGGAAAGCTGTGACCTTTTCACCGGAAAATGGGTTTTTGCTAACTCTTCCTACCCTCTCTATAATGAGTCCGATTGCCCATACATGTCTGACCAGTTGGCCTGCCACAAACATGGAAGGCGTGATTGGGGCTACCAGCACTGGAGATGGCAGCCCGAGAATTGTAATCTTAAGAG ATGGAATGTGATTGAAATGTGGGAGAAGTTAAGGGGAAAAAGGCTAATGTTTGTTGGGGATTCACTTAATAGAGGGCAATGGATATCCATGGTGTGTTTGTTACAGTCTGTTATTCCGGCAGATAAGAGGTCCATGTCACCAAATGCACCTCTCACCATTTTCAGAGCAGAG GAATACAATGCCACTGTGGAATTTCTCTGGGCTCCACTTCTCATTGAATCTAATTCAGATGATCCAGTAAATCACAGACTAGATGAACGGATAATATGTCCAGATTCAGTTTTTAAGCATGCTGCTCAGTGGGAACATGCTGATATACTGGTCTTCAACACATATCTGTGGTGGAGGCAAGGGCCAGTAATGCTGTT ATGGAGTAGTGAAGCTAATGGGGTTTGTGAAGAAATAGATGGGCTGGGAGGCATGCAGTTGGCCATGGAAGCCTGGGCTAATTGGGTGGCCTCTAATGTTGATCCACTCAAGAAACAAGTCTTCTTTGTGACCATGTCCCCTACGCATCTTTG GAAGCGAGAGTGGGAGCCAGAAAGTGAAGGAAACTGTTATAACGAGACAAATCCCATTACTGACACAGGCTACTGGGGAAGTGGTTCCGACCTGCCCACGATGAACATGGTGGAGAAGGTGCTGAGCAGCTTGGGTTCAAAGGTCACTGTTATCAATATCACTCAACTCTCTGAGTATCGAAAAGATGGCCATCCCTCTATTTACCGCAAGTTTTGGGAGACCTTAAGCCCCAAACAGTTGGCTAACCCCGCTAGTTACTCTGATTGTATACATTGGTGCTTACCTGGCGTGCCTGATATATGGAACGAGTTGCTATTCCAGTTTCTGTAG
- the LOC127789060 gene encoding protein trichome birefringence-like 34 isoform X1 produces the protein MLDDFACEKFGRKEFKYQHWRWQPHGCDLPRFNATALLEKLTGKRLVFIGDSLNRNQWVSMVCLVESSISQDQKSRTFNGSLFTFKAKEYNASIDFYWAPFLVESNCDDPWHHHVPFRTVKIQAIENHARHWTDSDILVFDSYIWWLDSKIKRLHEICRSGPSEESNGTLEDVEMLRRYEMGLKTWADFLETHVNLTKTKLFFASMSSSHLRGEEWGMGANQNCYNETEPILKEGYWGSMSDPRMMKVVEATIDRLRMSGVKVQILNITQLSEYRKDGHPSIYRRQWVALTEEQLSNPASFADCGHWCLPGVPDTWNEILYAYLLH, from the exons ATGCTGGATGATTTTGCCTGCGAGAAATTTGGGAGAAAGGAGTTCAAGTATCAGCATTGGAGATGGCAGCCCCATGGCTGTGACCTTCCGag GTTCAATGCCACAGCATTGCTGGAGAAGCTGACGGGGAAGAGGCTCGTTTTTATTGGGGATTCCCTGAACAGGAACCAGTGGGTATCAATGGTTTGTCTGGTCGAGTCGTCCATATCTCAAGACCAGAAATCGAGGACCTTCAATGGCTCCTTGTTCACCTTCAAAGCCAAA GAATACAATGCCTCCATTGATTTCTACTGGGCTCCATTTCTTGTTGAATCAAACTGCGATGATCCATGGCACCATCATGTACCCTTTCGGACGGTGAAAATTCAGGCCATTGAAAACCACGCCAGGCACTGGACTGACTCAGACATACTAGTCTTTGATTCCTATATCTGGTGGCTAGATTCGAAGATTAAG AGATTACACGAAATCTGCAGGTCGGGACCATCAGAGGAATCGAATGGAACCCTCGAAGATGTGGAGATGCTGAGAAGATATGAGATGGGCCTGAAGACTTGGGCAGATTTCTTGGAGACCCATGTGAACCTCACCAAGACCAAGTTGTTCTTTGCCAGCATGTCATCGTCTCACCTCAG GGGAGAAGAATGGGGGATGGGTGCAAATCAAAACTGCTACAATGAAACGGAGCCAATTTTGAAAGAAGGGTATTGGGGGAGCATGTCTGATCCCAGAATGATGAAGGTAGTGGAAGCAACGATTGATAGGCTGAGAATGAGTGGCGTGAAGGTGCAAATTCTCAACATAACACAGCTCTCAGAGTACAGAAAAGATGGCCATCCATCTATCTACAGAAGGCAATGGGTGGCCCTAACTGAAGAGCAATTGTCAAATCCTGCAAGCTTTGCAGATTGTGGGCACTGGTGTCTTCCGGGAGTTCCAGATACTTGGAATGAAATTCTCTATGCATACCTTCTCCATTGA
- the LOC127789060 gene encoding protein trichome birefringence-like 34 isoform X2: MLDDFACEKFGRKEFKYQHWRWQPHGCDLPRFNATALLEKLTGKRLVFIGDSLNRNQWVSMVCLVESSISQDQKSRTFNGSLFTFKAKEYNASIDFYWAPFLVESNCDDPWHHHVPFRTVKIQAIENHARHWTDSDILVFDSYIWWLDSKIKVSSGPSEESNGTLEDVEMLRRYEMGLKTWADFLETHVNLTKTKLFFASMSSSHLRGEEWGMGANQNCYNETEPILKEGYWGSMSDPRMMKVVEATIDRLRMSGVKVQILNITQLSEYRKDGHPSIYRRQWVALTEEQLSNPASFADCGHWCLPGVPDTWNEILYAYLLH; the protein is encoded by the exons ATGCTGGATGATTTTGCCTGCGAGAAATTTGGGAGAAAGGAGTTCAAGTATCAGCATTGGAGATGGCAGCCCCATGGCTGTGACCTTCCGag GTTCAATGCCACAGCATTGCTGGAGAAGCTGACGGGGAAGAGGCTCGTTTTTATTGGGGATTCCCTGAACAGGAACCAGTGGGTATCAATGGTTTGTCTGGTCGAGTCGTCCATATCTCAAGACCAGAAATCGAGGACCTTCAATGGCTCCTTGTTCACCTTCAAAGCCAAA GAATACAATGCCTCCATTGATTTCTACTGGGCTCCATTTCTTGTTGAATCAAACTGCGATGATCCATGGCACCATCATGTACCCTTTCGGACGGTGAAAATTCAGGCCATTGAAAACCACGCCAGGCACTGGACTGACTCAGACATACTAGTCTTTGATTCCTATATCTGGTGGCTAGATTCGAAGATTAAGGTTTC GTCGGGACCATCAGAGGAATCGAATGGAACCCTCGAAGATGTGGAGATGCTGAGAAGATATGAGATGGGCCTGAAGACTTGGGCAGATTTCTTGGAGACCCATGTGAACCTCACCAAGACCAAGTTGTTCTTTGCCAGCATGTCATCGTCTCACCTCAG GGGAGAAGAATGGGGGATGGGTGCAAATCAAAACTGCTACAATGAAACGGAGCCAATTTTGAAAGAAGGGTATTGGGGGAGCATGTCTGATCCCAGAATGATGAAGGTAGTGGAAGCAACGATTGATAGGCTGAGAATGAGTGGCGTGAAGGTGCAAATTCTCAACATAACACAGCTCTCAGAGTACAGAAAAGATGGCCATCCATCTATCTACAGAAGGCAATGGGTGGCCCTAACTGAAGAGCAATTGTCAAATCCTGCAAGCTTTGCAGATTGTGGGCACTGGTGTCTTCCGGGAGTTCCAGATACTTGGAATGAAATTCTCTATGCATACCTTCTCCATTGA